From the Micromonospora echinofusca genome, the window TCTTGAGCTGTCGGCGGCGGCCGGAATCAGAGCCGGCGGTGCATGACGAGCAGGTCGACGTAGTCCTCGGTCGGGTGCCGGAACGCCTCCGGCACCCGGCCGACCACCTCGAAGTCCAGTGACCGCCAGAGCGCCACCGCGCGGGTGTTGGTCGCCACGACGGCGATGAACTGCATGGCCCGGTAGCCCTCGGCGCGGGCGAGCCCCAGCACGTGCTCGCCGAGGGCGCGGCCCACCCCGCGCCCACCGGCGGCGGGATCGACCATGAAGCTGGCGTTGGCCACGTGGTCGCCCGGTCCGAGCTGGTTGGGCACCAGCTTCGCCGAGCCGAGCACCGTGCCGTCCGGGTCGACCGCGACGACCGTGCGCCCTGGCGGCGGCACCAGCCACATCACCCGGGCCCGCTCCTCGTTGACGTCGCGGGGCCAGGTGTACGTCTCGCCGGCCGCCACGATGGTGCGCAGGAAGGGCCAGATCAGCGGCCAGTCGTCGGGCGTGGCGGGTCTGATCTGCATGCCCCCAGCATCCCTTCCGGCGGGCGGGCCCGAAGAGGCGACCACCGGGACGACCGTTTGACGGCGCAAACATCGGGTAGTCGCCGGAGCTGACCCGACATGAGGAGGGAAACATCCGATGGCTGCCCAGACCAAGGTCGCGGTGATCTACTACAGCGCCACCGGCATCACGTATCAGATGGCCCAGGCGGCGTGCGAAGCCGCCGGTGAGGCGGGTGCCGAGGTGCGGCTGCGCAAGGTGCGTGAACTGGCGCCGGACGAGGCGATCCGCTCCAACTCGGGCTGGCACGCGCACCACATGGAGACCCAGGACGTCCCCGAGGCGCAGCTCGACGACCTGTCCTGGGCCGACGTGGTGATCTTCGGGACCCCGACCCGGTACGGCGTGATGGCCGCCCAGCTCAAGCAGTTCATGGACACCACCGGGCCGCTGTGGTCGCAGGGCGCCCTGGCGAACAAGGTCTACTCCGCGTTCTGTTCGACGGCCACCTCCCACGGCGGGCAGGAGGCCACCCTGCTGTCGATGTTCAACGTCTTCTACCACTGGGGCGGGGTCGTGGTGACCCCCGGCTACACCGACCCGAGCCAGTTCGTCGCCGGCAACCCCTACGGCGCCTCGCACACCAGCAACAAC encodes:
- a CDS encoding GNAT family N-acetyltransferase: MQIRPATPDDWPLIWPFLRTIVAAGETYTWPRDVNEERARVMWLVPPPGRTVVAVDPDGTVLGSAKLVPNQLGPGDHVANASFMVDPAAGGRGVGRALGEHVLGLARAEGYRAMQFIAVVATNTRAVALWRSLDFEVVGRVPEAFRHPTEDYVDLLVMHRRL
- the wrbA gene encoding NAD(P)H:quinone oxidoreductase, giving the protein MAAQTKVAVIYYSATGITYQMAQAACEAAGEAGAEVRLRKVRELAPDEAIRSNSGWHAHHMETQDVPEAQLDDLSWADVVIFGTPTRYGVMAAQLKQFMDTTGPLWSQGALANKVYSAFCSTATSHGGQEATLLSMFNVFYHWGGVVVTPGYTDPSQFVAGNPYGASHTSNNGETAPDDIALGACALTARRAVQIGAALKAGLAG